The Lycium ferocissimum isolate CSIRO_LF1 chromosome 10, AGI_CSIRO_Lferr_CH_V1, whole genome shotgun sequence genome window below encodes:
- the LOC132035427 gene encoding E3 ubiquitin-protein ligase SIRP1-like isoform X1 produces MLCNFAKSACSFETRRKKIQIAEMEGRAATRYWCHHCSRRVNPVELKCPICQEGFIEEMGSNNSALENESPLDFGGSDSDRALSLWAPILLGMMSSPRRRSRLRHLEIDDDDDDDDDDHTREGDDPERRRRNSATILQLLQGIRAGMENAEGENRETGRESTRDREHVILINPFNQTIIVQGSDNNNSRNQPIGSLGDYFIGPGLDMLLQHLAENDPNRYGTPPAQKEVVEALPEVTIDETLQCSVCLEDFDIGTEAKEMPCKHKFHSGCILPWLELHSTCPVCRHQLPSDESKVESAGSNGGSGNTNAQSSDGNGTRYENEDTRNENGRRFPLPWPLSGLFSSSNSGIQSSNANSSATTSSSGNANSNAHMHED; encoded by the exons ATG CTGTGCAATTTTGCTAAATCTGCTTGCAGCTTTGAAACAAGG AGAAAGAAGATCCAAATAGCTGAAATGGAGGGAAGAGCAGCAACAAGATATTGGTGTCACCATTGCTCAAGGAGGGTGAACCCTGTGGAGTTAAAGTGTCCCATTTGTCAAGAAGGATTTATTGAAGAAATGGGATCAAATAATAGTGCTCTTGAAAATGAGAGCCCTTTAGATTTTGGAGGGTCGGATTCTGATCGTGCCCTCTCACTTTGGGCACCTATCTTGTTAGGCATGATGAGTAGCCCTCGTCGTCGTTCTAGACTTAGGCATCtcgaaattgatgatgatgatgatgacgacgaCGATGATCATACTCGTGAAGGCGATGATCCAGAGCGGAGGAGGAGGAACTCTGCCACAATTCTCCAGCTCTTGCAAGGTATTCGAGCTGGAATGGAGAATGCTGAGGGTGAAAACAGGGAGACAGGTAGAGAGAGTACTAGGGATCGCGAGCATGTCATACTTATAAATCCATTCAATCAAACCATCATTGTGCAGGGTTCGGATAATAATAATTCCAGGAACCAACCTATTGGCTCATTGGGTGATTATTTCATTGGTCCTGGTTTAGACATGTTACTGCAACATTTGGCTGAGAATGATCCAAATAGGTATGGTACACCACCAGCTCAAAAGGAGGTTGTAGAGGCGTTGCCTGAGGTGACAATTGATGAGACGTTGCAGTGTTCTGTTTGTTTGGAAGACTTTGATATTGGGACTGAAGCCAAAGAGATGCCTTGTAAGCACAAATTTCATAGTGGCTGTATCTTACCATGGCTGGAGCTTCATAGCACATGTCCAGTCTGCAGGCATCAGTTGCCCTCTGATGAATCAAAAGTTGAGTCTGCTGGATCCAATGGTGGAAGTGGTAACACAAATGCTCAGAGTAGTGATGGTAATGGCACAAGGTATGAAAATGAGGATACTAGGAATGAAAACGGGCGAAGGTTTCCACTTCCGTGGCCTTTGAGTGGCCTGTTTTCATCCTCAAACTCAGGTATCCAATCTAGTAATGCAAATTCGTCAGCAACGACGTCTTCATCAGGAAATGCAAACTCCAATGCTCATATGCATGAGGATTAA
- the LOC132035427 gene encoding E3 ubiquitin-protein ligase SIRP1-like isoform X2, whose protein sequence is MEGRAATRYWCHHCSRRVNPVELKCPICQEGFIEEMGSNNSALENESPLDFGGSDSDRALSLWAPILLGMMSSPRRRSRLRHLEIDDDDDDDDDDHTREGDDPERRRRNSATILQLLQGIRAGMENAEGENRETGRESTRDREHVILINPFNQTIIVQGSDNNNSRNQPIGSLGDYFIGPGLDMLLQHLAENDPNRYGTPPAQKEVVEALPEVTIDETLQCSVCLEDFDIGTEAKEMPCKHKFHSGCILPWLELHSTCPVCRHQLPSDESKVESAGSNGGSGNTNAQSSDGNGTRYENEDTRNENGRRFPLPWPLSGLFSSSNSGIQSSNANSSATTSSSGNANSNAHMHED, encoded by the coding sequence ATGGAGGGAAGAGCAGCAACAAGATATTGGTGTCACCATTGCTCAAGGAGGGTGAACCCTGTGGAGTTAAAGTGTCCCATTTGTCAAGAAGGATTTATTGAAGAAATGGGATCAAATAATAGTGCTCTTGAAAATGAGAGCCCTTTAGATTTTGGAGGGTCGGATTCTGATCGTGCCCTCTCACTTTGGGCACCTATCTTGTTAGGCATGATGAGTAGCCCTCGTCGTCGTTCTAGACTTAGGCATCtcgaaattgatgatgatgatgatgacgacgaCGATGATCATACTCGTGAAGGCGATGATCCAGAGCGGAGGAGGAGGAACTCTGCCACAATTCTCCAGCTCTTGCAAGGTATTCGAGCTGGAATGGAGAATGCTGAGGGTGAAAACAGGGAGACAGGTAGAGAGAGTACTAGGGATCGCGAGCATGTCATACTTATAAATCCATTCAATCAAACCATCATTGTGCAGGGTTCGGATAATAATAATTCCAGGAACCAACCTATTGGCTCATTGGGTGATTATTTCATTGGTCCTGGTTTAGACATGTTACTGCAACATTTGGCTGAGAATGATCCAAATAGGTATGGTACACCACCAGCTCAAAAGGAGGTTGTAGAGGCGTTGCCTGAGGTGACAATTGATGAGACGTTGCAGTGTTCTGTTTGTTTGGAAGACTTTGATATTGGGACTGAAGCCAAAGAGATGCCTTGTAAGCACAAATTTCATAGTGGCTGTATCTTACCATGGCTGGAGCTTCATAGCACATGTCCAGTCTGCAGGCATCAGTTGCCCTCTGATGAATCAAAAGTTGAGTCTGCTGGATCCAATGGTGGAAGTGGTAACACAAATGCTCAGAGTAGTGATGGTAATGGCACAAGGTATGAAAATGAGGATACTAGGAATGAAAACGGGCGAAGGTTTCCACTTCCGTGGCCTTTGAGTGGCCTGTTTTCATCCTCAAACTCAGGTATCCAATCTAGTAATGCAAATTCGTCAGCAACGACGTCTTCATCAGGAAATGCAAACTCCAATGCTCATATGCATGAGGATTAA